One Picrophilus oshimae DSM 9789 genomic region harbors:
- a CDS encoding triose-phosphate isomerase, with the protein MKPLIFINFKHYENATGRNAELLLNEFRKIKDQKNIYYCLGPGDLRLSLEFPDLNIYSQHVDYNGYGPYTGSISMNFLKSINVNGSLLNHSEKRLEIDDIRKTIEYSKSHDFKLVVCAENIDEIKSISKLRPDYIAYEPRELIGGDISVSNAKPDIIRSASVICSGNDVKLLVGAGIKTENDIKASINLGASGVLIASGVIKDPKPINKLISLTGNITG; encoded by the coding sequence ATGAAGCCATTGATTTTTATAAATTTTAAGCACTATGAAAATGCAACGGGCAGGAACGCCGAGCTTCTTTTAAATGAATTTAGAAAGATAAAGGATCAAAAAAACATATATTATTGCCTTGGTCCTGGAGATCTAAGGCTGTCCCTTGAGTTCCCTGATCTAAATATATATTCACAGCACGTTGATTACAATGGCTATGGCCCTTATACAGGATCAATATCAATGAACTTTCTAAAGAGCATAAATGTAAACGGATCGCTTTTAAACCATTCCGAGAAGAGGCTTGAGATAGATGACATAAGGAAAACGATAGAATACTCAAAAAGCCATGATTTCAAGCTTGTTGTCTGTGCCGAGAACATTGATGAGATAAAAAGCATATCAAAATTAAGGCCAGATTACATAGCCTATGAGCCAAGGGAGCTTATAGGCGGTGATATCTCGGTATCAAATGCAAAACCTGATATTATAAGATCTGCATCAGTGATCTGCTCCGGGAATGATGTGAAGCTGCTGGTTGGTGCCGGCATAAAAACGGAGAATGACATAAAGGCATCGATAAACCTTGGTGCCTCCGGTGTTTTAATAGCCTCTGGTGTCATAAAGGACCCGAAACCAATAAATAAGTTAATTTCATTAACTGGTAACATAACAGGGTAA
- a CDS encoding YbjQ family protein → MDDVIVVTSDYVPGHRIVKILGVTWGLTVRSRGLGGNLVAGLRTIAGGEIKEYVTLLNDARETALQRLISSAKAMGATAVINMRFDTSDMAQAMTEIVAYGTAVVTEPVENSQNVTLS, encoded by the coding sequence ATGGATGACGTTATTGTCGTTACATCAGATTATGTACCCGGACACAGAATTGTAAAGATACTTGGCGTTACCTGGGGGCTCACAGTAAGGAGCAGGGGCCTTGGAGGAAACCTTGTTGCAGGACTGAGAACAATAGCCGGTGGTGAGATAAAGGAATACGTAACATTATTAAATGATGCCAGGGAAACAGCGCTTCAAAGGCTTATTTCATCTGCAAAGGCCATGGGTGCCACCGCAGTTATAAACATGAGATTTGATACATCAGATATGGCCCAGGCCATGACCGAGATCGTTGCCTATGGAACAGCTGTTGTTACAGAGCCTGTTGAAAACTCACAGAATGTAACGCTAAGTTGA
- a CDS encoding TrpB-like pyridoxal phosphate-dependent enzyme: MSEEFKSLLSSDIIPENWYNVTPDLPEPLPPPRDTKSDFSSINLLNKILPKEVLKQEFTFKRYEKIPDEIIDKYIQIGRPTPLIRAKNLEKYLDYGGKIFFKFEGATATGSHKINTAIAQAYYAMNENANGVTTETGAGQWGSATALAASLYNLKSQIFMVRVSYEQKPLRKVVMSLYNSSVVPSPSNLTEFGRKILSENPDHPGTLGIGISEAVEYALDHNYRYMVASVMNAALTHQSVIGQESIKQMELLGEFPDVLFGCVGGGSNFGGFAFPFIPINDDIEIYATTAQEVPKFSQGEYKYDLMDTAGVLPAVRMYSLGADFVPPKIYAGGLRYHGAAPSLSLLINHGRIKSDEVTEEQVKNAIKTFANTQGFIIAPESGHAVATAIKYAREHKDEKKTLLINVSGHGLLDLSIFSD, encoded by the coding sequence ATGTCAGAGGAATTTAAATCACTGTTAAGCAGCGATATAATACCCGAGAACTGGTATAATGTTACACCGGATCTTCCGGAGCCGTTGCCACCTCCAAGGGATACAAAGAGCGATTTTTCTTCAATAAACCTTTTAAATAAGATACTCCCAAAGGAGGTTTTAAAGCAGGAATTTACATTTAAAAGGTATGAAAAGATACCGGATGAGATCATTGATAAATATATTCAGATAGGAAGGCCAACGCCATTAATAAGGGCAAAAAATCTTGAGAAATACCTTGATTACGGCGGCAAGATCTTTTTTAAATTTGAGGGTGCAACAGCAACAGGTTCGCATAAAATAAACACCGCGATAGCACAGGCATACTATGCAATGAATGAGAATGCAAACGGTGTGACAACAGAAACCGGTGCCGGCCAGTGGGGATCTGCCACTGCCCTTGCAGCATCACTTTACAATTTAAAATCACAGATATTCATGGTCAGGGTAAGCTATGAGCAGAAGCCATTGAGAAAGGTTGTAATGTCTCTTTATAATAGCAGCGTTGTGCCAAGCCCGTCAAATTTAACGGAATTTGGCAGAAAGATATTAAGCGAGAACCCGGACCACCCAGGAACGCTTGGAATAGGCATAAGCGAGGCTGTCGAGTACGCACTGGATCATAATTACAGGTACATGGTTGCAAGCGTTATGAACGCAGCATTAACGCACCAGAGCGTCATAGGCCAGGAATCGATAAAGCAGATGGAGCTTCTAGGCGAGTTTCCTGATGTCCTGTTTGGATGCGTTGGCGGCGGCAGCAACTTTGGCGGCTTTGCATTTCCGTTTATTCCAATAAATGATGATATAGAGATATACGCAACAACCGCACAGGAGGTGCCAAAGTTCTCACAGGGTGAGTACAAGTATGATCTAATGGATACTGCAGGTGTGCTTCCTGCTGTTAGAATGTACAGTTTGGGTGCAGATTTTGTGCCCCCAAAGATCTATGCCGGTGGTTTAAGATACCATGGCGCGGCACCATCCCTGTCATTGCTTATAAACCATGGAAGGATAAAAAGCGATGAGGTTACAGAGGAACAGGTAAAAAATGCTATAAAAACCTTTGCAAACACCCAGGGATTTATAATAGCACCTGAATCAGGTCATGCAGTTGCAACCGCAATAAAGTACGCAAGGGAGCATAAGGATGAGAAAAAAACACTGCTTATAAACGTTAGCGGCCATGGACTGCTTGATCTATCAATATTCAGTGATTGA